The region GTATATATGCCCAATAACAACATTGAAGTAGTTATCCAAGAGTATACATAATTACATAGAGTATATAACATCTCATTATATAAGAAAACTGGTCACAAACTAAATAACGTAATAGATTAAATACTCTGACAGGAGTACATAAGAAAATTTGTTCTTGGGGGACTTGTAAACCGAGCAAAAAAAGGATCAGCATCAAAGTTATGATCAATGGAGGAAGTATGATCAGAGCTGAGATGTTCAACTAGGGGAACAATTCTGAATGTTGGGACAAAGTCTAAGTTAGCATTCAATACTAGAAAGCAGACCATGACTTTCTTATCAGCCCATAACCAATCCTAGGTATTGGTTTAGTTTCTGTTGAAGAGGTCGCGGATGTCACAATGTTACGACTTAAACAAGGACAGGGGCCCTCTTCCTTCTTTCCCATTGACATTACAGTTAAGAACACTTCCTGCTCAAACCTTTTACTTTTTATCATCATATCCAAACAATTTAAACACATGTAATGACTAatgaatcattttaaaattaagaTATTTAAAAGTTAAACATTTTTAACAAAGGTACAAGGTGTTAGCAATCAACTGCATGCTGACCATCAAATTTTTCCTTGTTCTACAAATATTAATGTCGATGCATTGTAATGCCTATGAGCAGTTGGATTTGGATGTGTTTCAAGCAATTCTTTCATCCAAATATGATGCAGGAAAATTTTAGGGAAGATATAACTATATAATATATAAACATCAAAAGATAAAGTTGGGCAGACTAACTGCGAAAATTCACTACTCCATATCCCAAGGGTTTCCAACTGTCAACCGTAAAAGAGAGACTCAATTAATATTCGAAGTATCTAAATTATTAAGTATTCGATAATATTTGGGACTTGCATCAATCTATAGAGAGTTCGAATACCTAATAAAAACAATCAATAGACAAAAGGCGCAATAGAACTAGGCTAATTACTACTAAAACATGTAAGTAACTAGAGTAAATTTCTCACAGTAAATATTATTAAACTATTTAATAATTACTAAAAATAAAAGTTTCTTTATATTTCCATTCCTATTTCTTGCTGGAggaaaaaagtattaaaatccACTATTACCTAGTAACTATACAATCATTCCAAATAGTAATTTCAGATAAACCATTTAAATTCCAGCTTCTAAGTTATAAACATATGAAAAGGACTAACGATCCATAGGCATTAGCATTTCAAGAAGTGTAAATATAGGGATGCTCCTGTTATCCGAAAGGAACAGAATAATTATTAATCTGCACCAGGAAACTCGAGAAATTCCAAATAGTAATCATCTAAAACTCATAATATATGAGTTCAAATTGCCAAAAAGATGCATTCTTCCACCTGTCCATCAATTATATACACAATACAAATATCGAAAACCTACAAATAACTCCACAAACTAAAGAAGAGTGATGACAATAAAAAGTAAAATAGCAGCAATAAAAGAGTACTTAAGAGCAGCAACTAAAATAGCCAAAGAAATAAAAAACAACTGCCACAAAACTTGCACACTAGCCCATGTCAACAGACCTGTTAATGCAACTGCAACAATGTTTTGTGGATCCGGGTCAAGAACCAAATCAACCCATCTGAAATTAAACTTGGGCATTTCATTATCTTTCTTTGAATCTTCTTTATCTTCAAGCCCATTTCTTTTAAACCCATTTTCATTATCTGGTTCTGGTTTTAACCCATTGGGTTCTTGGTTTGCATGTAAAATGAACTTTTTTTGCAGGTTTTGAGTGAAGGGTAGAGATTGAAATCTGGGAAATGGGGATTTTGGGGTAGGGTTTGATTGGTTGAGTGAAATTGGAAATGGGGTTTGGGGATTTGGGAGTGAAATTAACCCTAgcattttcttgattttcttgaaaTTTTGATGTGTTTTAGAATCAGCCAAACAGAGAATAGTGAAGAATAGTGTGAACTTTTTGGGCCTTTTGATGGGCTGTAAACAGTATAGCCCATTAATCCCGGTAAACATGAACGTCAATGGCAATAAAATTATTCCCCGCGCAGGGAAATCAAAATTATTGTTATAATAAAATTGTTGTAAAAGTTTTTGTTTAttagaatttcaaattaataaaacCAATTATCTCTCAAATAATTTTCTcgtttcttactaaaccaaatCAAGTCAAATGTACACAATTAAACGTATCCAATATACCTGCTTAGAGCGGGGTTTGGAAAGTATAAAATGTACGCAGTCCTGCCTCTATCCTTAAAGTAGGGATACTGTTTCAGTGAAGAACCTCGACTTAGTAAATAGTACATAAAAATGTGTGATAACTTAAATACAATACCTTAGCAAGTGTCGTTATTCATACGATACTTATTTCGAATTGAATGCATTGTCGCGAGCAAAGAAACTTATGAAATGGATGAAACAAACAAGTTATGATGTCAATGTACTCATGCAACATCAAAAGCTATGAACAAATCACGTGGTAACCACGAGACCCGACTTTTAATACCCCGATACGCCGTCTCCAAGCATCTCTGTCTAATGTCATATTACCTGTGAGATTTAAAGCCGCCATATCCAAACTTAATTGGTCTTTACATGTCCTATGTGCCTCTCTTTTTCTTCCCATTTACCGAAATACATTCAACTCGTTTAACCGGGGCTGAAATACATCTCCACCTAAGATGTTTATACCAACGTAAACATCCCTCCCTTAGTTTCGTAGAAATAGACTTAATACCAAGAACTCTTCTGAAATCTTAGTTCAGTATAAAATCAAATATGGTGCAACCACAAATCCACTGCAACATACACATTTTCGCCGTTTCCAATAAACGCTCTTGAGCCTGTCTCAATGGCCAACATTCAGACCAATATAATAATGACGGTCTAGCTGCCAATCtgtaaaatttatcttttaactTCAAAGGTACACTTTTATCACATAAAATGCCCGTAGTCGCCCTCCATTTAACCCAACATGCCTTAATACAATGTGTAATGTCGAGAGTAATATCACAACTATTCTATATAAGAGAAATTAGGCCTTCTACCCTTCTATTTACTATTAAAAATGCTCTATCTCAAGATGGCGCTTTTTTATTTTCTTGTCATAAGGATTATGTACCCTTCTATACCAGTAAAAATGGATTGTATCTCGAGAAGTCGCATTCTTGTTTTCTTATCATATGATCTGTGTCAAGTTTGTTGTTGATCTAATTTTCTTTGGTTGTTTTATCACAACCTTTTATCATCTCAGTTGCTCTTTTTCAAGTTTTATGCACTATTAACTTAGTTTAAATATGCAACTATCAGTCACAATTACAAAAGAAAAAGTAAGACAAAGGGATGATATCATCATGGCGCGACATTATTTTATCGAGTAATATTTACTGAAGCTGGCTAGAATTCACTTTGTTATTACCTTAGTTTACCAGCCGAATTATGGAATAACATTTATGTACCTCTTATCTGCAAACTTTTTAGGAACAATGATTACACTCTCCAGTTCAAAATGTGAGTCGGATCGGACCCTCTAGTTCTATTTTCCAGTAAAACTGTATAAAGATGTAGCATTAAAGTTTCATACTCAATCAGCATTCATGGTAAAATTCCTATGGCAGATGTGCTAGTTAGATATATAGAAAGCTCCTTTTGTTGGCTAGTTTTTTCTGATTTCCACGTAAAATTGAGCTTTGTGCAGTCCCAGAAGAACGGATAGATATTGTAGGCCAAATATATGTATATAGGCATATTAATCACACTGTTAAGCTTGTCTTTTTTGGTTCAATTGATGCTCCAATGAGTtgttatttttgttttttttgtatTCAATTGATGCTCCGATGAGTTGTAATTTGTATGACTGGTGAAACAGCCCGCACTTCTgtactattaattctaaatcaaaactaaaatatAATTCAATTTAGTGATCCAAAAATATATTACAAAGGTGcctattacaaaagcgcagttAACGGAAGCGGTCCAAAAGTCATTATAGTCCGATCacaagtcctcgaactccaatgatatccaactcgaatcttaggtgaaaccctgaaacattaaAAGGATGAGCTGCGAAGCCCATCAAGCAtacaatcgatccaactagtaaGACAAGTAACACACAcataacaaaatacgataatctctacgatacgatatacaaaacaaacactttcgatacatattcttattcttattcgatatatacgatacacataacacataaataataataattcagaacccataattcatgccacgaccactacaacctagtgactacaatccggtgactgcggtcctaatttattattcgatattttcacaaaccatgacaCAAATCAAAAATTCAGAATTATCGTCTAGACACCACATAGATATAACAATATCTATACTTGTAAtacataatactttcaaatatatcatcacttagcccaagtTTTAATAATCAAAGATAAACGCTTAACacataattttgaaaacactagcaagattgatcgaaaacttaccttcaaacctgaccagatctgaaatTGACCTTTTTGACCATCTAAACGACGCTTTCTTGGAAaatacgaaacacgaaagttgtagagaatgaaaagaccttgccgaaaagtccagaatcaacgAATTATGACATACAATGAATTTTCTAACTAATTTACAAATCTGCTGAATTATATGTACAAAAatcctacgaattttaatgattaaAACGAGGGAGATcaatatggtgtatttataacgatacaaaaccctctATCTTAATATACAAGTTATctatattagaatctgatccgAATTTTAGGTCCATTggtttaatttaaattttaaatcataattcttatctaattttaatcatttttattctattattcctATAAATTATGGGATATTAGAACCGGACAGTAAAACATGCGATCCAAATCGGAGAAGCAAGTGTTTATTGGTCTTATTGACCGCCTACATGTATGACTGTATTGATGCTGACAGCTTCTGACATGAAATGCTAAAAGTATCTTCTTATACCGACTTGCACTGGGATTTCCATTTATTGTACTGATGTGAAGGGGTTAATCTTGAAATTGAACTCGCTAATCTTTATCTGACCATCAGTAATGAATCGACCTAATATCATTGATATATCTGGTGATATCAACTACATTAAAGAACCACGATTACTCAAGGAGACAATAAAATTATGGAGCACTAAAATATACGACGAGTACAATATAATAAGGAACACTCGATTAGTATTAACTATATATTTATTTACACCGTATATGTGTTTAGATGTAGAGAAATTTACGAGTCTGATAATTATCCATCTACTTGTGTATATATCATAGCTATTAGATTTGTTAATCTCTTCAGGTGATGTTTCCATCAACACTTCTTGGAACTGGTGAAAATTGGACCCTAATGAAAACCATCAGTGTCACAGAGTACCTGAACTATGAAGCACGTTAGTAATCTGAGTATGCAGATTATGATAGAATAAAGACACGATCAGTCAATAACTACTGTTGGTTTACAATTTAAAATTTACTATCTTTGCCACTATTTTGGCATTTTTATATGCTGAAAGATACTAACATTCATGTAGAAGTGCAGAGATATTAGTTGCTAGCATCTCCAACCGTACAGAATCCTTAACTAAAATTCATTAATACAtactataaataaaaaatatagagatTATGTACAAAAACCATCTCTAATGGGTACATTTGCCAACCTTTTGATATTAGCTATATTTGTTGAATTACTATAGACCTGttaaaaatttgtaaaaaaattataatcattTATACCATATTAAAGTGATATATTCTATCTATAacaacataaaattttaataacatactatttttaaaatatagctaACCAATATAGCCAAAACTATCGAAATACCATCGAAGCACATTGTCTTACGGATTCAACAAATCTTACATATTATCCTACAGATCCAATTTAACCAACCAATTATAAGTAACACCATTGGAGAGCTCTGGTAGACCAGGCTCCAGATAAATTAGCTGATACCCTTGTGTTTTTAGATTTCATCATTTTTAAACGGTTTTCTGATATTAGGTGTCAGACTCATAATGTACATGGGCGGATTTGCAAGCAAACTTAAATACTGAATTGTTAAATAATCTTGGAAATTTCATTAATCATGTCTTAAGCTTTATTGCGAAAGAGCAAGTTTAGTCATCTACTTTCTGGGAGCTTAAGTTGTTAATACAAACAGTTAAAGGTAATAGACAATTACAGAGGCCAAGTCCTTTACTTCTTTCCTACATTTGGATCATTAAGTACAGTATATACAAAAATGAATACAAAAAAATTTAACAGTTGATATGTCATGTATTTACTTGCATCAGTCCCATCACACCCTTGAACAATGTTTGGATGCTTGATCTATTATGGATTGTCATGTAAACTCCATCTATTTATGCACCCGAACACTATTTTATTGTCATAAagattttgagtattttttgttttacttgtttgttaGAATACATGACATTAACAACGATGCACGAATGCAATAGTGATGGGTGATGGGGACTGAATTAGGGTTTTGGGGATGACTTCACTAACGAAGAAAACAAATAACACAAGTTATAACTCAAAATTTGCCCATTACAAAATAGCTAATCAGTATATATAATAAACCTATTACCTATCTAATACTGTTACGCCTAGATTCCTTCGGGTGTTTGAACAGGTTTTGGCTGACTTGAAGGTGGCTTCGGCCAgtacctgaaagtgaagagaatgcgagagtttgtacccccgattcacctccggtgtgagagtaagaatcTGGTTGTAAAGGGGAGGTAAATACTACAAGAAAAGCAGATTGTTTGTGAGAATCTGTGTGTATTTGACTTACTTTTCCAGAGGTTTTATACCAAACCTCACCATAATTGCTGCTTACGTTACTCCTCATTATGGAGGAAGTGAAAAGGGGGCGTTATGCTTCCTCTGTGTTCCAACGGTCCTGATGGAGAGAAGGCTTTGGCCCATGACTCTCCGCAGGCCTTCGTCCTATGGGCCTGGTGGGCCTTCGGCCCAATAGCGAGGTTGTCGACGGTCTTTAGTTCAGAAGGCCTTATTGGGCCTATTACTAACATGTCCCTGTCGTTCGGACATTCCTTCGGGCTGTCAAAAGGACATCTGGTCAGGCCCATATCGGGGCGAAGAAACCCTAGGGCGACCTCTTCAGTTTCGTCTTGATGGTCGCTCGGGCACGTGGCACGTCCCTGGGAACTGGTGGAGCATTAACGTGACAGTTGTTGGCACGTCGTTTCATGGTCCAATCTTAGCCGTCGAATTTCAACCGTTTTAATCTTGGATGTTGATTTTAAAAACCCCCAAACGTCGCCTTTCCAAATTCATTTTGGGCGCCTATATAAAGCTTATTTGTGCCTTTTCTTTTACCTTTACCACTTCCATTTTCTTTACACAGCAACAAACTCCGGCGAGCTTTTCCAATCACGGGCAACATCAACTCCGTTTTTCCAGATCACCCCATTACAGTCCAGGAATATCTTCAAATTAGTAAGTTTCTTTTTGTTTCGAGCATTACTTTTATTTGTATGCGAGTTTTTGGAGTTTACTAGGCTTTGCATGCGGCACTTGTGGCACTGGTTTTAGGGGGTGTGACTGGGTTTCGAACGTATTTAGTTGTATGTTTTGGGGATTTCCAGTTGCTGGGGTATTTCTGGGTAGGTAATAGGAATTTGTTTGGGTTTTATCAGTTTGAGGGGCCCTACGGGTTTAAAGATGGCATCGAAGGCATTTTATGGCCAAGAACGTCCTTCGGAGTTTCTTGGCTTTTAGAACGTCTTCCGGGAGCCGACCCAGGGTGTAAACATGTATCCCGGAGTGTTAGAGATGTTTGCGAAGGATTCTTTGTGGGCAAGAACATCCTTCGGGTTGGCTTGTCCCAGGAACATCTTTCGGAAGCCGTCTCCGGGCCTTTTGTTCATTCATTCGGTCCTGGTACATGTACTCGGTTTTTATCTTTTTTTCTTTTGTCGGCTAATCCGAGTACATGGACTAATGTCTCTCTGTTTCCGAATACAGGGACATGGACCGAGCGAACCGCCCTCCAGATTCCTGGGACCCTTTGTCGAAAGCTTGGCAGGGACGTCTTCTATACGCCCAGAACGAACGGGGCGGGCCCTCTTTGGTTCGGCCGCAGACTACCTGGCGGATAACAATCGATCGGAGCTGTCGAAGGGGCGTGTGGTTCAGATGTAAAATGATTTCTCCGTCCCTCGGGGGTTTTGTTGGTTGTATTTTCCGAAGAAGGACGAAAAAATCTACGATACTCCGGGGGTGCCGGAGGGATATGGAGGCTGCGCCGTGGGGGTCTTGGAGGTGGCCTTTAAATGTGGCTTAAGGATGCCCCCGCTGAAGTTGATAAAGCACCTTTTCTTCCAGATGGGCATCGCCCTTGGACAGATGGACCCAAATGGGTTCATCAATATTAACTGCTTCCAGAACAGATGCCTCCACGCCAGGATCGCACCCAACATTCGTCTGTTCTGGTATCATTATGACTTTCGAAAGAACCCAAAGAGTCCCGGTTTTTACACCATCGCTCGGCGAGCAGGGCGAGCTGATTGGACGGCGATCAACTCAAGCAACAAGaccactcacactcattggtgtTATGTGAATGGTCCGCGGTTGGCTGTCATGTCATTTTGGCGCGATGTGAATGCCTCGCTGCTCCTTATGCCGAGCCTGACCATGGAGGAGAAGGAGAATTACGCGGCGTTGGTGGACGTCCATGTGAAGAAGTTGGGTCCCAAAGAGTTTCGGGACAAAGACTGGGTCTTCGGCTTGTGGCGGTGGGGATAACAAAACTTCTTCCTTCGTTCTTTCTTTTATTAGTTTTGTTCCATCACCTGTATAATTGTTTGTCCTTTTTATGCATTCTGTTATATATGCTTGGGCTGACTTGCATCCTGCTTACATTTCAGTGTCTTTAAGAGAGGCCTTGATAGAGAGGAAGAAGGCCAAGGCGGCCGAGTGGAGGGCTGCCGAGGAGGCGGTGAAGAAGTGGGCCACCGAACAGAGGGCTACGTCGGATCCCTCGGAGGAGACGGAGGAGAGGGCTCAGACCGAGAGGGCTTCGCCACCCCGCCAGTCTCGTGCGGCTTCTGAGACCGAGGAAGGGGACGACCTGGAGTATATGGGAGAGGGGAACCCTTCAAAGCGGACCCGGAGCCGGGAGGGGGTCGTGCAGTCCTATCTCCCAGGGTGGAGTGTGCTGACGTCCGACCATATTGTATACCCGTCCCGACAATCCACTAAGGAGGTTGCTTCGGACTTATGCCATGGCCTCCAGCTTCCAATCAATCTTCCGACCTTCGCTTCGGCTTCTGCTACCGAGGCCTGCATGGAGCTTCTATCCTTCTTGTCCCTGGTATATACTTTATTTTTACTTGTTCTATCATTCGGTAGGTTTCTTTCTCTTTCGTATGACATTTTGCTTTGTGTTTTCGCAGGCTGCTCCTTGGGCTGTTGCCGTGGAGGATAAGGTCAGGGACATGGAGGCTCGGATGGCCGAGGTGAGGGAGCTGGAGAGGAAGGCCACAGTGGCTGAGGAGGAGCTCGGGAGGGTGAAGACCCAGAAAGAGGAGCTGGACGGGCAGGCCACCCAGCTGAAGGAGGACAAGTCCCGGCTGGAAAATGACTTGGAGAAGGTGAACCGGAGGATCTCCCACCGGAACGTCCAGCTGAAGAGGTCCCGCAAGGAGCTTcgaaagaagcagaagcagctgGACCAGACGGAGGAGCGTTGCTTTCAGTTTGGCGCTGACTATGTCCTGGAGAATGCCCATGGCCTGAACTGGGACTATAAGCAGTTGCTGGATGATAGCTTGGAGGATCATATCGGTCGGCCAGCAGTTGAAGCCCCTCATGTCTCCTCCAGCGAAGACGAAGAGCTCTTGGATGAAGACCCTCAGGCCTAAGCTTTCAGCACTGAGGTGGTTGACATGACTGAAGATGATCTTGTTGCAAAGTTTGCCATTGGTGTTTCCATGGTCGTACCCAACTCTTGCAGCGGCTTTCTTCGTTCATCTTCTTGActtgtaattttattttttgtaatCGATACTCCAGCCTTCGAGGTTTTGTAACTTAACTAGCCTTCGGGCTTTTATATTTTAATGCATCTTTCATCTTTCTTCAGCATTGTTTCTTTTATTTCAACCGTGTATTTTATTCGTCAACGATTTTAATAGAATGAATTGTATCTTCGGCTTCATTTGCCTTAACAATTTTAACAAAATGAATCGCCTCTTCGGCCTTATCAATTTGCCTTAACAATTTTAGTAAAATGAATTGCATCTTCGGCTTTTACTTTAGCAATCTTAATAAAATGAATCACATCTTCGGCTTTTGCCTTAAcgattttaataaaatgaattgCATCTTCGGCTTTTGCCTTAGCAATCTTAATAAAATGAATCACATCTTTGGCTTTTGCCTTAAcgattttaataaaatgaatcgcATCTTCGGCTTTTGCCTTAGCAATTTTAATAATGCCTTGCCCCCTATGGCCCCAAGGGTTAAAGACCGAAGGTGACTTCGGGCTGTTAATGATTTAAGTTACTGCTCTTGGGCGAAGGAACAGGGATGCTAATCATTCGGTGATTGCCCCTTGATCAGCATGTCATTGTTCGTTCGGTCAATAAGAAGTTTCGGGTGGTCTTCTTCGGGATTTCCCCTGGTCCAGGCCGTCTTCATTCTGTATTTGTTTGTAAATACAATCGTGATTGAGGCTGAATGATCATGTCCTTTTCTAAGATTGCCCCTGGACAGGGTTTACTTCGGACCTCTTTGATATCACACTAACAAGGGAAGGGCGAAGGATACGGGCTTATCTTAGGATTACCCCTTAAGGCTCTTCGTTAGTCCTTTCTATGTGCAAATCAAATCATAGTAGTGTAGTGAAGGATGTTTGAGTTTTGTGGGACTGCCCCTTATGTTACATGCTTCATTAACAAATTGGACAAGGGCGGCGGCCGGAGAGTTTATCGTCTTCAGGATCGCCTTTAGATAATACTCACGCGGCCGCAACTTTGGTAATAAAGAAATGTGATAAAATGCGTCTTTATTTATAACCGAGCTGCTTACATTCCTCATATTAAATTCAAGTACAAACTTTAAATTTTAAAGAAATTTCTTACTGATAAAACTTTCGAAGGCGACAGGCGTGCCAGGTGTTCTTGATTGCTTCGCCTGCTAGGGTTTTAAGCTTATATGTTCCTGGGTGAACGACCTCAGTCACCTTGTAAGGTCCTTCCCAGTTAGGCTGAAGCTTTCCTTGTTTGGTGGGCATAGAAGCTGCCAGTTCTCTCAGGTCTAAATCTCCCACTCCGAACGACCTCTTCTTGATGTTGGAGTCATAGTGCTGAGCAGCCTGCAACAAGTATTTCATATTCCTTTGATAAgcagcttccctttcttcctcCAGCAAATCCACATTCGCTTTCAGCCCAAAATCGTTGGTTCCCGTATTGTAGACCTCGGTTCGGTGTGACTCCAATCCTGCTTCGGCTGGGACCAGAGCTTCGGTTCCATAGGCC is a window of Apium graveolens cultivar Ventura chromosome 11, ASM990537v1, whole genome shotgun sequence DNA encoding:
- the LOC141695107 gene encoding uncharacterized protein LOC141695107, whose translation is MLGLISLPNPQTPFPISLNQSNPTPKSPFPRFQSLPFTQNLQKKFILHANQEPNGLKPEPDNENGFKRNGLEDKEDSKKDNEMPKFNFRWVDLVLDPDPQNIVAVALTGLLTWASVQVLWQLFFISLAILVAALKYSFIAAILLFIVITLL